A window of Roseburia hominis A2-183 genomic DNA:
CAGAAAGCACTCCGAAAAGAGAGGCGGAGGCGTCATGCCGGATATATATGAAGAACTGCATGACTGCGCCGGGGGCGAGGAGCCGCTGACGCAGATAGAGCGAAAGGAACTGGCGGCGTCCATCAACCGGTTCCTGGAGGGGTTAGACCGTGAGAGCCGGATTATTTTCATGCGCAGATACTGGTATATGGATGGCATCGGAGCGATTGCCGGGAGGCTTGCGGTCAGCGAGAGTAAGGTAAAATCTTCGCTGTACCGGTCCCGGGGAAAACTGCGGAGACATCTGGAACGCGAAGGGCTGCTTTCATAGCGGCGGAAAGGAGCGGAAAATATGAAGACGGACGATTTACTGGATGCGCTCGGCGAAGCGGATCCTGCCTACATACAGGAAGCGGAGGACGTACGCTATCTCGGAGCACGCAGGAAGCATTTTATGCAGATGGCTGCCTGCGTGGCACTTCTTTTGATCGGAGGTTCCTACGGAATATGGCAGCAGTATGAGAGTACGGCGCGCACGGACATGGCAAAGACGGAGAGCGCGGAAACGGCAGAAGCTTATGATACTGCGGCATCCGACGGTATCATGACATCTGACGCGGCAACGCCGGACGGCACCGCGGAGAGTGCGAAGGAATATGAAGCGGCGGCACAAAGCGCAGCGGAGGATGGCGACGGTATACAAGAGGCTGCCCAGCCGGAGAGCGCTGCGGGAATTGACTGGTATTTTAACGAAGTGGAGGAACTTCAGACATCGATTGCCTGCGGGGCGGAAGCGGCGAAGACGGTTTCACTCACAGAGGAACAGCTTCAGAACTATTACGGAATCAAGGTGATTCCGGATGCAATTCCGGATGGCTATGTGCAGACGGATGAGGAGAAAACGTATCAGATTGGCTATGATGCAGATGGCAATGTGATCGATGACAACTGTGTCATGCGTTATGAGAACAGTGAGACAGCGGGATGGTTTACCATTCGCGCACGCTCAACGGACATGGGGGAGATGACGTCCTATGTATCCGGCGGATTAAAGCCGATGACGGTTTCCGGTGTGAAGGTGACAGCAGCACATTATCCGGCGGGCAGCAGTGGAGGAACGTTCACGGACGGGTATCTGGCGACCTATAAGAAAAACGGTGTGACCGTGAATGTGCAGTCGGAAGGACTGAGCCGGGACGAGTTCTGCGCACTTGTGGAGAATCTGCTGGCGGAGTGACGGCTTGATTTTATGAGAGAGAAGTATTATGCTTGCTTTGGTGCAGTGACGGGAGAGTGCATTACATCTGCGAAGGAGTGCTGCATCAGAAGGAGGAAGCGATGAAAATCACAACAAAACAAATCACAACGACAGCGGTTCTTCTGGCGATCTGTATCGTGAGCCAGTTTTTTAAGAACACGAGCGTCTATATTACCGGACCGGTCATCAATGCATGCCTGATCTTAGCGGTGTTAAGTGTGGGAATTCCCTGCGGCATTATTCTCTCTGTGATCACGCCGGTCACATCATTCTTTATTACGGGAAGCCCGATCATCGGTGCCATTCCGGCGATCATGCCGTGTATCATGGCGGGCAATGCCCTTCTGGTCCTGGGTGTGGGACTGGTCACGAAAAAATGCAAAGGAAACGGCGGACTGATTGCCGGCATGGCGGCAGGATCTGTCGTAAAGGCACTGTTCATGGGAATTGTGATCTCGCTGATTCTGATTCCGAACCTTCTGCCGGCACCGATGGAGGCAAAGATGGCAGTGTTCCAGACGACCTTTTCCGTGACGCAGCTTGTGACTTCCCTGATCGGAAGCGTGTATGCATTTATTCTCTGGATTCCGTTGAAAAAAGTGGTAAAATAGGGAAAAGAGACTCCGATGGCGGAGCGGGAGAAAAGATCCTGCTCCGCTTTTTTGCGGCGTTTTTCATTCCATATGGATATGGGAAGATGACTAATATATAACTTACAATCATGAGCGGCATAAGCGGTTGGAATAATCTTGACACTGAAAAAAGAAAGTATCATAATTGATTTCAAGAATTTTATATGTCGGGAAAGGAATGGTAGCATAATGGATATCAGATTTGTAAAAAGAGACGTATTAAAGGAGAAGCCGGATCAGAAACATCTCGGATTCGGCAAGTATATGACCGATTACATGTTCGTCATGGACTGGACGAAGGAAGACGGCTGGAAGGATGCGAGAATCGTGCCGGAAGGACCGATCAGTCTGGAGCCTGCCTGTGTGACGCTGCACTATGCGCAGGAGACATTTGAGGGTATGAAGGCATACCGCACGGCAGAGGGAAAGATTCAGCTGTTCCGTCCGGAGATGAATGCGAAGAGAATGATCAATTCCAACGCGAGACTCTGCATGCCGGAGTTCCCGGTGGATATGTTCGTAGAAGCGGTAAAAGCGCTGGTAAAGGTGGAGGCAGACTGGGTTCCGTCTGAGCCGGAGACCTCTCTTTATATCCGCCCGTTCATGTTCGCAACAGAGGCTGCGCTCGGCGTACATATGGCGTCCGCTTACAAATTCATGATTATCTGCTGCCCGGTAGGCGCTTACTATGCAGAGGGCATCAATCCGGTGAAGATTCTTGTCGAGGACGAGCTGGTGCGTGCAGTCAAGGGCGGTACCGGATTCACCAAGTGCGGCGGCAACTATGCAGGCTCCATCTTAGGACAGGTAAAGGCAGAAAAGCTTGGTTACTCCCAGGTACTCTGGCTGGACGGTGAGCACCGCAAATACGTCGAGGAAGTCGGTACAATGAACATCATGTTCAAGATCGCCGGTGAGATCTACACAGCACCGATCGAGGGTACGGTACTTCCGGGCGTTACCAGAGATTCCATGATTCATCTGTTGAGAGACTGGGGTTACAAGGTAAACGAGACCAGATTATCCGTCGATGACCTGATGAAGGCAGGACATGACGGAACCTTAGAGGAAGTATTCGGAACGGGTACCGCAGCCGTGATCTCTCCGGTTGGTGAACTCCGCTACAAGGATGATGTTGTCACGATCAACGATTTCAAGATCGGCGAGCTGACACAGAAGCTGTACGACACACTGACCGGTATCCAGTGGGGCAAGCTTCCGGATAAGTACGGCTGGACCGTTCCGGTAGAATAGGATTTATTCCGCATCGCGCTGTATCTGCCCGGTCAGAGGAAGTCTTACGATTACGACGGCTCCGCCTGCCGGGGCATTACACAGAGCGATCGATCCGCCAAGTCCGCGGGCGAGCTGGTCGGCGATGGAGAGCCCGAGACCGAAGTGGCTTTTGTCATTCCGGTCGGCGGATTCCCTGTAAAAGGCTTCCGTGCCGTAGAGCAGGGCGTCCTCGCAGAAGCCGGGTCCCTCATCGGATACAGTGAGAAAGAGCGTGCTTTCTTTCTCGGGTGCATCCCTATAATCGCGGATGGAGGCATCTAAAGTGACCGTTCCTTTGTGCGGTGAGTAGCACACGGCATTGTCGAGCAGATTGTTTAAAATACGCCGCAGCGGATGTTCCGGCAGTGGCAGAACGGCTGGAAGAGTCTCGGTGGAAAAAAGAACATGCAGTTCTTTTTTCTGACCGAGACTTTTTGTATTCCCGAGCAGATCGTCGAAAAACGATGCCGTGTGAAGCTGCGCCTGAAAACGGCACTCTGCGGAACATGCAGCGGGATCATCCGTCTTTGCGAGCTCGATAATTCTCGACAGATAGTCCTGGATCTGCGCGGCATTTTCCAGAATAAACCGATTACAGGTTTGCTGCGTCGGATCAAGCGCTGTCTCAGACAGAAGTTCTGCGTTCCCGCGGACGATCGTAAGCGGCGTCTTGATGTCATGGGCGAGCGCGGAAAATTGACGTCTGCGCTGTTGCTGCATGTGCCACTGCTCTTTTAAGGAGGCGGAAAGTTCGGATTTCAGCGCGTCCAGAGAAGCAGCAACCTGGTTGAATTCGCAGATGGCAGTCGGCCGGATGGTAAAGTCGAGATTCTGATTGCGGATTTCGTCGGCGGCTTCCTGCAGATGAATAAGCTCCCGCGACAGGTATTTTGCCTGCCGCGTGATGACGAGTACAAAAGCTGCAAGAAGCAGGAACAGCAGGAGAAACACTTCCAGCAGTTCAGCGCTCGGAAAGAGACGCCGGAGCGTGGGATTTGCAAAGGCAGACCGGAAATCGTAGGTGAGCACCACAATCCGGGTGTCGGTCTGGCGTTTAACATAGGTTCGCCCAAGCATATTTGCGGAGAGGGAATCCTGTCCGGAAAGCGCGAGAAGATCCGCGTTTCCGCGGAGGGAATCGGACATGTCCGTCTCAAGAAGCGCTCCGGATGTGTCATAGATGGCGTAGCTGCAGGCGGATGGAATCCCGGAAGACACGATGTCTGTATGTGCACCGATGGTGTGAAGGTAGGCAAGAGCCTCTTTTTCGGCGGCGTTCGCAGGCAGGATCAGACCCGTACCGACGGAGACGGTAATCTGGAGAAGCCACAGCAGGAACGCCAGAAGCACCGCGGCGACAAGCTTTAGTAAAAAGCGCACAAAAAATGTGCGCAGCCGGATTTCTTTTTTCTTTTTTTTTCATGCGTTCCATCGATAACCGATCCCCCATACTGTCTGAATTGGCGCCATATTTACTGCGGCGAATTTTTTCCGGATATTTTTAATATGCTCTGTAATAGCAGACTCATCGCCTGTCTTGTCGTATCCTAGGACCGCTTCGTAGATCTGCTCTCTGGAAAATGTCTGTCCGCGGTTTTTGGCGAGCAGAAGTGTGATCTCATACTCCGTTCTGGTGAAGGGGAGCGTGACGCCGCCTGCTGCGACTTCGCGGGAGGCGAGCAGAAAGCGGATGCCCTGTATGTAGAGGCAGTGATGTTTTTCACGCTGCTCCCGGCGCAGATGCGCTGCGACGCGCGCACGCAGTTCGACGATGGAGAAGGGCTTTTTGATATAGTCGTCCGCACCGACGGAAAAACCGTAGTCGACGTCCTCCTCCATGGTCTTTGCGGTCAGAAACAGAATCGGGCAGTCCGTGTCGTCGCGGATGGCGCTGCAGAGTTCGTAGCCGTCCGTCTGCGGCATCATGACGTCGAGAAGGATGAGATCATACTCTGCGAGGTGCGCCGCAAGATCCGCCGGTACATGCGGCATGCAGGTAATGGTATGCCCCTCCCGGCGGAGTGCATGTTCAATCAGCGCGAGGATGCCGGGATCATCGTCAATTGCGAGAATGTGAGCCATAAAAACCTCATTTCTATCAAGAACCCATTCCATAAAGGGTCAGGTACAAAAGGAACGAAAGTGCGTACAGCACGTAAATGTGCGTCGGATAAAACCAGTAGAACAGCTTTTTGGAGCCGTGTCCACGGGTTCCATTGTAACATAACATAGGGATAACGGCAAAAACTTCCAGCCACTCATAAGCATCGGTAAAAAAGAAAGAGGCAGAAGTTCCTGCGGGCATAAAAAGCAGCACGGGCAGGATGTCCCACGCAAGCACGAAAAGTGCAAAGGCACCTGCCTGCAATCGGCGGTGTCTGTGCGTCAGGTAGAGAATCACGCCGCCGAGCAGTGTGGCGGTGCCACCGTCGATGATCGCAGTGTGGCAGGGCAGGACACTGTACACCAGAAGGTTTAAGAGAAAATTGCCGTAGGGAATGCCAAAGGCTTCCGATACGGCGAACAGCCCGTACAGAAGAAAGGGCAGAAAGACCGGAATCAGGATGGCAGAAAGTCCCCGGATCCACTGTTTTTTCTGACACCGGTCGATGCCCCAAAGAACGACGAGCAGGACGGAAAAGGATGCAAGCATCTGATTCTGCGGGAAAAAGCCGTCCGGCCGGACGAGACCGGATGCAATATTATAGAAGGAAAACTGCACCAGTCCCATGAAAATGGCGATGGCGTAAATACGCAGAAAATATTTTTTCCGGTCGTGCGTGTGAAGAAAACCCTCCACGATACAGAAGAGGAACAGCGGGGCGGCAAGCCTGCCGATCCACGAAAAGAACAGTGGGATCTTCCCTGTAAATGAGAAAAAATAGTGAATGTGGTCGAGAATCATGCAGACCATGGCAAAATATTTGAGCGCAAAGTCTGAGAGTCCCCGTTGTTTTGTGATTGTTGTCTGATTCATACGTTCTGGAATCCTCCTTGTTTACTTCTTGTGATAAGTTGTGATAAGATGTTCACAGAAACAGCATACAGGCAAATTATAAGGATTTTATAAGGAACGGAAAGGAAGTTATAAAATGACAAAACAGGAAAAAGCAATCGAATTGCATGACAGGGGATGCAACTGTGCACAGGCGGTGGCGTGTGCGTTTGCGGAGGAGATCGGCGTGCCGGAAGAGACGCTGTTTGCCGCGGCGGAAGGATTCGGACTCGGCATGGGCGGCATGGAGGCAACCTGCGGAGCGGTCTCAGGAGCGGTGATGCTTGCGGGCTTCAAGAACAGCTGTGCCGATCCGAAGAACCCGAAGACCAAGGCGGCAACCTATCAGCTGACCAGAGAGATCACCAGACAGTTTGCCGAGAAGAACCATGCGCTTGTCTGTAAGGAATTGAAGGGTGTGGAAACCGGCGTGGTTTTGCGGAGCTGTCCGGACTGTATCCGCGATGCGGTTGCGATCGCGGAAAAGGTACTACAATGAACTATGACGAGTTCATCTTAGAAGTTCCTGTGGAACTTCCGGTACGCAAAAGGCGGAACACAACGATGATATAATAATAGGTATAAAGTCGAAGCAGAGCAGATGTCCCTGCGTGGAAGCGTTGTCTTTCACACAGGGACATTTGTATATTTGCACGAAACAGAACCGGTCAAAAACAGCCATCTGCAAAATATGCACAAGAAGAAAAAACGAAAAACCATAAAATTATACGAAACACACAAAAGAAACAGAAGTATTTTCAAGAAAAAGAGAAGAATATTGTATGTTCTTTACAGACCTCCATTGCTATAATGCATAATGTAACAAGGAGTTACGAATACAAAAAGGGAGGTTTTTCAGAGATGAAAAAGAAAGTAATCAGTTTAATCCTTGCAGCTACTATGGTTGCAACAATGGCAACAGGATGTGGAAGTTCTTCTGGCGAGACGACCACAACAGATAACGCAGCATCCACGACAACCGATGCAGCAGCACCGGCTACCGAGGCTTCCGATACGGCAGCAGCAGCAACAGAAGCAGCAGGCGGTGACTATGCAGACAAGAAAGTCGGCGTATGCATTTACCAGTTCTCCGATAACTTCATGACACTGTTCCGCACAGAGCTTGAGAATTATCTGGTAGAGCAGGGCTTCTCCAAAGACAATATCACAATCGTTGACGGAGCAAACGATCAGGCAACACAGACAGGTCAGATTGATAACTTCATTTCCGAGGGCGTAGATGTTCTCATTGTTAACCCGGTAAACTCTTCATCCGCAGCTACCATCACAGATAAGGTTGTAGCAGCAGATATCCCGCTCGTATACATCAACCGTGAGCCGGATGCAGAGGAAGAGCAGAGATGGGAAGACAACGGCTGGAATGTTACATACGTTGGATGTGACGCACGTCAGTCCGGTACTTTCCAGGGCGAGATGATCGTAGACCTTGGTCTTGACACAGTAGACTTAAACGGCGATGGAAAGATCCAGTACGTTATGGTAGAAGGTGATCCGGAGAACGTTGATGCTCAGTATCGTACCGAGTATTCCGTAAAGGCTCTTACCGATGCAGGTCTTGAGGTTGAATGCCTCTCCGATCAGGTTGGTAACTGGCAGCAGGATCAGGCACAGCAGATCGTAGCAAACGCTCTTGGACAGTACGGCGATAAAGTAGAAGTTGTATTCTGTAACAACGATGCAATGGCACTTG
This region includes:
- a CDS encoding RNA polymerase sigma factor — translated: MEDEKIIALYWDRDQTAIAETQQKYGRYCGSIAHNIVHDAQDAEECVNDTWMRAWNSMPRERPHLLAAFLGAITRNLSLDCYRRKHSEKRGGGVMPDIYEELHDCAGGEEPLTQIERKELAASINRFLEGLDRESRIIFMRRYWYMDGIGAIAGRLAVSESKVKSSLYRSRGKLRRHLEREGLLS
- a CDS encoding ECF transporter S component yields the protein MKITTKQITTTAVLLAICIVSQFFKNTSVYITGPVINACLILAVLSVGIPCGIILSVITPVTSFFITGSPIIGAIPAIMPCIMAGNALLVLGVGLVTKKCKGNGGLIAGMAAGSVVKALFMGIVISLILIPNLLPAPMEAKMAVFQTTFSVTQLVTSLIGSVYAFILWIPLKKVVK
- a CDS encoding branched-chain amino acid aminotransferase is translated as MDIRFVKRDVLKEKPDQKHLGFGKYMTDYMFVMDWTKEDGWKDARIVPEGPISLEPACVTLHYAQETFEGMKAYRTAEGKIQLFRPEMNAKRMINSNARLCMPEFPVDMFVEAVKALVKVEADWVPSEPETSLYIRPFMFATEAALGVHMASAYKFMIICCPVGAYYAEGINPVKILVEDELVRAVKGGTGFTKCGGNYAGSILGQVKAEKLGYSQVLWLDGEHRKYVEEVGTMNIMFKIAGEIYTAPIEGTVLPGVTRDSMIHLLRDWGYKVNETRLSVDDLMKAGHDGTLEEVFGTGTAAVISPVGELRYKDDVVTINDFKIGELTQKLYDTLTGIQWGKLPDKYGWTVPVE
- a CDS encoding sensor histidine kinase → MRFLLKLVAAVLLAFLLWLLQITVSVGTGLILPANAAEKEALAYLHTIGAHTDIVSSGIPSACSYAIYDTSGALLETDMSDSLRGNADLLALSGQDSLSANMLGRTYVKRQTDTRIVVLTYDFRSAFANPTLRRLFPSAELLEVFLLLFLLLAAFVLVITRQAKYLSRELIHLQEAADEIRNQNLDFTIRPTAICEFNQVAASLDALKSELSASLKEQWHMQQQRRRQFSALAHDIKTPLTIVRGNAELLSETALDPTQQTCNRFILENAAQIQDYLSRIIELAKTDDPAACSAECRFQAQLHTASFFDDLLGNTKSLGQKKELHVLFSTETLPAVLPLPEHPLRRILNNLLDNAVCYSPHKGTVTLDASIRDYRDAPEKESTLFLTVSDEGPGFCEDALLYGTEAFYRESADRNDKSHFGLGLSIADQLARGLGGSIALCNAPAGGAVVIVRLPLTGQIQRDAE
- a CDS encoding response regulator transcription factor, translating into MAHILAIDDDPGILALIEHALRREGHTITCMPHVPADLAAHLAEYDLILLDVMMPQTDGYELCSAIRDDTDCPILFLTAKTMEEDVDYGFSVGADDYIKKPFSIVELRARVAAHLRREQREKHHCLYIQGIRFLLASREVAAGGVTLPFTRTEYEITLLLAKNRGQTFSREQIYEAVLGYDKTGDESAITEHIKNIRKKFAAVNMAPIQTVWGIGYRWNA
- a CDS encoding TraX family protein encodes the protein MNQTTITKQRGLSDFALKYFAMVCMILDHIHYFFSFTGKIPLFFSWIGRLAAPLFLFCIVEGFLHTHDRKKYFLRIYAIAIFMGLVQFSFYNIASGLVRPDGFFPQNQMLASFSVLLVVLWGIDRCQKKQWIRGLSAILIPVFLPFLLYGLFAVSEAFGIPYGNFLLNLLVYSVLPCHTAIIDGGTATLLGGVILYLTHRHRRLQAGAFALFVLAWDILPVLLFMPAGTSASFFFTDAYEWLEVFAVIPMLCYNGTRGHGSKKLFYWFYPTHIYVLYALSFLLYLTLYGMGS
- a CDS encoding C-GCAxxG-C-C family protein, which encodes MTKQEKAIELHDRGCNCAQAVACAFAEEIGVPEETLFAAAEGFGLGMGGMEATCGAVSGAVMLAGFKNSCADPKNPKTKAATYQLTREITRQFAEKNHALVCKELKGVETGVVLRSCPDCIRDAVAIAEKVLQ
- a CDS encoding galactose ABC transporter substrate-binding protein, whose translation is MKKKVISLILAATMVATMATGCGSSSGETTTTDNAASTTTDAAAPATEASDTAAAATEAAGGDYADKKVGVCIYQFSDNFMTLFRTELENYLVEQGFSKDNITIVDGANDQATQTGQIDNFISEGVDVLIVNPVNSSSAATITDKVVAADIPLVYINREPDAEEEQRWEDNGWNVTYVGCDARQSGTFQGEMIVDLGLDTVDLNGDGKIQYVMVEGDPENVDAQYRTEYSVKALTDAGLEVECLSDQVGNWQQDQAQQIVANALGQYGDKVEVVFCNNDAMALGALQAIQSAGRTVGTDIFLVGVDALSEALEDVVAGTMTGTVFNDHFSQSHGAADAAINFINGETNEYYIGCDYVKVTKDNAQEILDMVK